In Mobula hypostoma chromosome 24, sMobHyp1.1, whole genome shotgun sequence, a genomic segment contains:
- the LOC134337227 gene encoding perilipin-3-like, which yields MASEADRNVGLANNGEHQDDGEQQNVVNRVTNLPLVSSAYDMVSAVYNTTKENHPYVKTVCDAAEQGVKAISAVAASGAKPIMNKLEPQIAAANEYACMGLDKLEEKLPILQQSTPQVVADTKELVSSTITGAKDAVSNTVTGVVDMAKGAVHSSIEKTKNVVAGGVNTVMTSRVGQMVATGVDSALNKSEEMVDHYLPLTEEELAKLATSTEGFEVAPVQEQSYYVRLGSLSSKVRHRAYQHSTAKMQKVRQSSQEIISQLHNTMDLIELARKGMDSANQKLHGVQEKLHQAWDDWVKNQPEAQAAEQNAQKPEHLESRMLTMTRGLTQQLQTTCLTLVSNVHGLPQHVQDKVQQIRKTAETIHTSFSSANSLGDLSGQLLAQSREQMAKIRESMDGVMEYVLHNTPLNWMVGPFAPQLTEKPQSPSEEMIAMDEVKE from the exons AATGTGGTGAACAGGGTCACTAACCTGCCGCTTGTGAGCTCTGCCTATGATATGGTGTCGGCTGTATACAACACTACCAAGGAGAACCATCCATACGTCAAGACGGTCTGTGACGCTGCTGAACAGGGAGTGAAGGCCATCTCTGCTGTGGCTGCCAGTGGTGCCAAGCCCATTATGAACAAGCTGGAACCACAAA TTGCAGCAGCTAATGAATATGCCTGTATGGGCTTGGATAAGCTGGAAGAGAAGCTTCCAATCCTTCAGCAGTCCACACCCCAG GTTGTTGCAGATACCAAGGAGCTAGTTTCCTCCACTATTACAGGAGCTAAGGATGCCGTCTCCAACACAGTGACTGGTGTCGTTGACATGGCCAAGGGAGCTGTGCATAGCAGCATCGAGAAGACCAAGAATGTGGTAGCTGGAGGAGTAAATACTGTCATGACATCCAGAGTTGGCCAGATGGTGGCCACTGGTGTGGACAGTGCACTCAATAAATCGGAAGAGATGGTTGATCATTATCTTCCTTTAACTGAAGAAGAATTGG caaagttggccacatCTACAGAAGGTTTTGAAGTGGCCCCAGTACAAGAGCAAAGTTACTATGTGCGCTTGGGATCTTTGTCTTCGAAAGTTCGTCACAGAGCATACCAGCACTCGACTGCTAAGATGCAGAAGGTCAGGCAAAGCAGCCAAGAAATCATCTCTCAGCTTCACAACACCATGGATCTG ATTGAATTGGCAAGAAAAGGGATGGATTCAGCAAATCAGAAGCTCCATGGTGTTCAGGAGAAACTGCATCAGGCCTGGGATGATTGGGTGAAAAATCAACCAGAAGCTCAAGCAGCAGAACAGAATGCTCAGAAACCAGAG CACCTCGAATCTCGAATGTTAACCATGACCCGTGGTCTCACGCAGCAATTACAAACTACCTGCCTGACCTTGGTTTCAAATGTTCACGGTCTTCCTCAACACGTTCAAGATAAAGTGCAACAGATCCGCAAAACAGCTGAAACCATCCACACCTCGTTTTCCTCTGCTAATTCCTTGGGGGATCTCTCTGGGCAGCTGTTGGCCCAAAGCCGGGAACAGATGGCAAAAATTCGGGAATCCATGGATGGGGTGATGGAATATGTGCTTCACAACACTCCTCTCAACTGGATGGTTGGTCCTTTTGCCCCGCAGTTGACTGAGAAACCTCAGTCGCCATCTGAGGAGATGATTGCAATGGATGAAGTTAAAGAGTAA